The nucleotide window TGATCTTGAAGGATACAGATCAGGGAGCATGAACAGGGGGCTGTAACAGGCTTGGCAAGGGTATCAAACAACCACAGGATAAAGATGAATTACACATTTGGAACAGTAACAGGTTACACTATACCTCCTCTGCCTCACCCTTGCTTACCCACTCCCTGAGGCTCTCCTTTTCAAAGCGCCATTTGTTCAAGACCTTTTTACCGGGTATCTTCCCATCCTTTACAAGTTTATAGATAGACCTTTTACCTATCTGGAGATAATCTGCTGCCTCTTCTATTGTCAGGATCTCTTTTTCCATTATCCATTCTCCTTGTAATGCTTCATTCAATTAGATCATTAGTATATTTTTGCATTTTCTGTGCCATAACAGGGGGAACACATTTGAGATGCATTCTCCTGCAATGTCTTATCGGCATATTCATATCTTTGTTTAAAATTACTGCCTTTTAAGGCGTAAGAGGCTTGATATCAGGGGGTTTTAATTTTAAGTCTTAATCTGTTTGCATCATACATCAGGCAGGAAGGATGTTTTTCATGCCTGTGCCTGTAATATTTTTTGACTGTGCGTCAAAAGATGTTTGATCTTCATTGACCTTATCAATCCATAACATTATTATTCAGCCCATGAATTTTATACCTCTTACAATAGATAAAACACTTGGAAAAGATGGGCTCTTATCACGCTTTCTCGGTGATTTTGAATACCGACCGGCCCAGGTACAGATGGCGCGCATCATAGATGAGGCCCTTGATCTAAAAAACCAGGTCATGATCGAGGCA belongs to Desulfatiglans sp. and includes:
- a CDS encoding helix-turn-helix domain-containing protein codes for the protein MEKEILTIEEAADYLQIGKRSIYKLVKDGKIPGKKVLNKWRFEKESLREWVSKGEAEEV